In Sedimenticola thiotaurini, the following proteins share a genomic window:
- a CDS encoding low molecular weight protein-tyrosine-phosphatase — protein sequence MKKKKISLLMVCSANICRSPMAEGLMKRELMMRGLDHLVEVDSAGTHVFKPGHRPDKRAQQVADKGGINIRKLKARMISEEDFQRFDHILAMDEENLHSLQAICPEEYGDKLSLIMSYAPGSDAAEIPDPYFGNLLGFERVQGLLELGCRGLVEHLITRYGFS from the coding sequence ATGAAAAAGAAAAAAATCTCTCTTCTCATGGTCTGCTCTGCCAATATCTGCCGCTCACCCATGGCAGAGGGCTTGATGAAGCGTGAGCTGATGATGCGGGGCCTGGATCACCTGGTCGAAGTGGATTCCGCTGGTACCCATGTATTCAAGCCTGGTCACCGCCCTGATAAACGTGCACAGCAAGTGGCTGATAAGGGGGGGATTAACATCAGGAAGTTGAAGGCACGCATGATCAGCGAGGAGGATTTTCAGCGATTCGATCACATTCTGGCCATGGATGAGGAGAATCTGCATAGTCTGCAGGCGATCTGTCCCGAAGAGTATGGGGACAAGCTATCATTGATCATGTCGTATGCGCCAGGGAGTGATGCAGCTGAAATCCCGGATCCCTATTTTGGCAACCTTCTGGGATTCGAGCGGGTACAGGGATTGCTGGAACTGGGATGCAGGGGCTTAGTGGAGCATTTGATTACCCGGTATGGTTTCTCCTAG
- the prsT gene encoding XrtA/PEP-CTERM system TPR-repeat protein PrsT has protein sequence MNKILSGVFYLSLSLLVAGCGSPIDDQQHVENARQFLNSGDQKSALIELKSALQQNPDNSEARSYLGQLYLQAGNFGAAEKELKKAKQLGADDNDVLPSLSQAQLQLREIDEVLAIDTSQLDPLALGQVLAAKGIAHLTRGESSEAAELTEKALSMAANSPYVRVARASAYLRGEDAVEKARAELEKAFEIDNNYPAAWSLLGDLEVKEKHLEEAREAYTKSISLQPTNLSDRNKRVTVNILLNDLKKAQYDLDILKKKLPGNPGVAFSQGLVYLVSQKLEDAKSAFDLALLDQERYPLSLFYLAYVNYQQGNMAQAETHAERYFTINPDYLPNRKLLAEIKYAKNQYDNVERLLTPVLKDNEKDEGILNILAKTQLMQGKTAEGIALLNNLVEQYPDSVDARIRLGAGLLLSGSEEDGFKELDVAIKQDDSNHRADIFRVLSYLRLKQIDNAHQAVSEFQSRAPDSEIPYNLSGMIYLAERDYKAARKALEQSWKMKPGNTDAGHNLAAILIMDRDYNGARNYLDEVLAAHPDNLETLVKLAELDALEGKTEQQVRKLEKAIRLYPSAVKPRTMLANHFIQIGKPGQVAGLIETLDLETKRQVPVMTVIANQKLAQGDFESAEREALKIIERDPDGANGYFLLAQARMGLGQTDQAETALLEALEKDEQFLSARIALLRLLARKQDIPAIEHQLAILKTTAADNEEVIRVEFALEELKGDHQQALVLAERLFKAYPTTENMLALSRQRLRVGDSDGALSLQETWADKNSDNFTANLILAETYTQLGKYDLSARYYKKALELSPDNVLVLNNLAWSLREGDPEQALVYAEKANELKPGTVTLMDTLAMVYLANKNPDKALQTIKEARYLDPENRTLRLHEAKINAAAGNKELAVETLQELLSKEEEFAEKSEAEALLKSLKNG, from the coding sequence ATGAATAAGATTCTTAGTGGTGTGTTTTATCTCTCCCTTTCACTGCTTGTTGCCGGCTGCGGATCACCCATTGATGATCAGCAACATGTGGAAAATGCCCGGCAGTTTTTAAATAGCGGCGATCAGAAGTCGGCCCTCATTGAACTTAAAAGCGCGCTTCAGCAGAACCCGGATAACAGTGAGGCGCGCAGCTATCTGGGGCAACTTTACCTGCAGGCCGGCAACTTCGGTGCCGCCGAGAAAGAGTTGAAAAAAGCCAAACAGCTGGGGGCAGATGATAACGATGTACTCCCCAGCCTGAGCCAGGCACAACTCCAGTTAAGAGAGATTGATGAAGTCCTGGCAATCGATACCAGCCAGCTCGATCCATTGGCGCTGGGTCAAGTCCTTGCGGCTAAGGGAATTGCTCATTTAACCCGGGGCGAATCCAGTGAGGCGGCGGAACTGACCGAAAAGGCGTTGAGTATGGCAGCCAACTCTCCCTATGTACGAGTTGCCAGGGCAAGTGCCTATCTGCGGGGAGAGGATGCTGTTGAGAAGGCCCGGGCAGAGCTGGAAAAGGCGTTTGAAATTGATAATAACTATCCCGCTGCCTGGAGTCTGCTGGGAGATCTGGAAGTTAAAGAGAAACATCTGGAAGAGGCAAGGGAGGCCTATACCAAATCCATATCCCTCCAGCCCACGAATCTGTCTGATCGCAACAAACGGGTGACGGTCAATATTCTGCTGAATGACCTGAAAAAGGCACAATATGACCTGGATATATTAAAGAAAAAACTACCAGGCAATCCGGGTGTCGCCTTCTCACAGGGTCTGGTCTATCTGGTATCGCAAAAACTGGAGGATGCCAAATCAGCTTTTGATCTGGCACTGTTGGATCAGGAGCGTTATCCGCTTTCCCTGTTCTACCTGGCCTATGTGAACTATCAGCAGGGCAATATGGCGCAGGCGGAAACCCATGCGGAACGCTACTTTACGATCAATCCCGACTACCTTCCGAACAGAAAGTTACTGGCGGAAATCAAATATGCCAAGAATCAGTACGATAATGTTGAGAGGCTGCTTACGCCTGTTTTAAAAGACAATGAGAAGGATGAGGGGATACTGAATATCCTGGCCAAAACCCAACTTATGCAGGGCAAGACGGCGGAGGGTATTGCACTTTTAAATAATCTTGTGGAGCAGTATCCGGACTCGGTGGATGCCAGAATACGCCTGGGGGCCGGCCTGTTGTTGAGTGGCAGCGAGGAGGACGGGTTTAAAGAACTGGATGTCGCCATTAAACAGGATGACAGCAATCACAGGGCCGATATATTTCGTGTACTCAGTTACCTCAGGCTGAAGCAGATTGATAACGCCCATCAGGCTGTTAGCGAGTTTCAGTCCAGGGCACCGGACAGCGAGATCCCCTATAACCTGAGCGGCATGATCTACCTGGCGGAACGGGATTACAAGGCAGCCCGCAAGGCCCTGGAGCAATCCTGGAAGATGAAGCCGGGCAATACCGACGCAGGACACAATCTAGCCGCGATCCTGATAATGGACCGGGACTATAACGGTGCCCGGAATTACCTGGATGAAGTGTTGGCCGCACACCCGGATAACCTGGAAACCCTGGTTAAACTGGCAGAACTGGATGCGCTTGAAGGTAAAACAGAACAACAGGTACGTAAGCTTGAGAAAGCGATCCGATTGTACCCATCGGCTGTTAAACCCCGGACGATGCTGGCGAATCATTTTATCCAAATTGGAAAACCGGGGCAGGTGGCCGGACTGATAGAGACGCTCGATCTTGAGACAAAAAGACAAGTACCGGTGATGACCGTTATCGCTAATCAGAAATTGGCACAAGGTGACTTTGAGTCTGCAGAGCGGGAAGCTCTGAAGATCATCGAACGGGATCCCGATGGGGCAAATGGTTATTTTCTGCTGGCCCAGGCCCGGATGGGCCTGGGGCAAACTGATCAGGCCGAAACTGCGCTGTTGGAGGCACTGGAAAAGGATGAACAATTTCTGTCTGCGCGTATTGCACTGCTCAGACTCCTGGCCAGAAAACAGGATATTCCCGCTATTGAGCATCAGCTGGCCATACTGAAAACCACAGCTGCCGATAATGAAGAAGTTATCCGGGTTGAATTCGCCCTTGAGGAGTTGAAAGGGGATCATCAACAGGCCCTGGTGTTGGCAGAACGGCTGTTTAAGGCTTATCCAACGACAGAGAACATGCTGGCGCTGTCGAGGCAGAGACTCAGAGTTGGCGACAGTGACGGGGCGCTGAGTCTGCAGGAAACATGGGCAGATAAAAACAGTGATAATTTTACCGCAAACCTGATCCTGGCCGAGACCTACACCCAACTGGGGAAGTATGATCTCTCTGCCAGGTACTATAAAAAGGCCCTGGAACTCTCCCCTGACAATGTGCTGGTGTTGAACAATCTGGCCTGGTCATTGAGAGAGGGTGATCCTGAACAGGCTCTGGTTTATGCCGAAAAAGCCAACGAGCTGAAGCCCGGCACCGTGACATTGATGGATACACTCGCCATGGTCTATCTGGCCAATAAGAACCCGGATAAGGCTCTGCAGACCATTAAGGAGGCCCGATACCTCGATCCTGAAAACAGAACCCTACGTCTGCACGAGGCGAAAATTAATGCCGCGGCAGGTAACAAGGAGTTGGCGGTTGAAACGCTCCAGGAACTGTTGAGCAAAGAAGAGGAGTTCGCTGAAAAGTCAGAAGCGGAGGCGTTGCTTAAATCCCTTAAAAATGGCTGA